CCAAGAGCCTTAATCCCAGCGAGGATTGCTTCGCGATGCGAATCCTTTAAATCGTAAACAGCAGCATAAACCCTTGCTTTGCCTTGGTCAGAAATGTCAAGCTTGGAAAGCTCAGTATCTAGGTGTTTACGCTCTTGTTCGTCAAAGATGCGATCTATAAAGCATAGTTCGGCAAGAAGTGACAGATAAGCAATCCTTGCCTCTTCGGGGTGGGCGAGAAGGGGGTGCTTCGGTGCCTCAGTCATTATGCTAATCCAAGCAATGCAACAAGCTTACATCGGAAGGCGTGTGTCGTCAGCGTTTTTGATGCGTTATGCAGTTATTGTATATTTTATGCCTCGGATGGCTAACGCTAAGATCAGAAGCTGGCATATCTCTCTGCACTTATAATGTACCACGCACCCGTCTTCTGAATCTTGATGTTAGAGGGGTCTACTCAGGCAGTCCATAGTATTTAGCAATGAGTTTAGGTAGCACCGTCGTCGCCGTGGCTGTCGCGACTGTCCAAGTGCCAGCCATAGCCTTTGCGATCATGCCTCCGACCCAGCCCGCGACGCGAGCGCCTAGCTTCTCCCCTTTGGGCTGGCCATCTTCTGCAATTGCCTCCCTTAAGTCGCCTGAATCATTAGGGCTAACGCCAAGCCTTGAAAGCTCGCGAATAAGACACTCTAAGTCCCCGGGAGCTACGCCTGCTGACTGAGTGACTTGTGTGCTTGCTTGTGCGATATTACCAATGTTTCCATACACCACCGTATGAAAGACCTGAGATAATGCGGCACTTGAGTTCGGCAGGTCGATTCCATCAAGCTCAATCACTGATTCGGCCTCAAGTGCGAAAGTAAGAATCCGATTCCGAACCGACTCGATCGCTCCGATAATCGTGCTCTTGGAAATGCTCAGCCATGCTTGGGCAAGTGCCATGTTTTCGTAGAAGTCCCTCTGAACCATGGCGATGAGATCTCCTGGCCATGCACAGAGAAGATGATCATCTTTGCGACGAGCGATTTCTTCGAGAGTTGCAATCGGATGACGGAATTTCGCCTCGCGCGCCCAGTGTCTTAATTCATCTGGAAGATTGCTTGCAGGGAGTACACTGTTCCGAATAGCGCTACCGAATGGCCCCATGAAGTCACCCATCGCAAGCCCGGAAAGAACACGATAGTTAGGCAGTTCGGCATCTTCGGGATATCCATTGAGCTCGTTTTGAACCCACATGCCTAGGTCGGGTATCTTTTGGCGCGCCGCGAGGACTTGACAACGTCGAAGTAATTCGCCAACAGGCATGTCTGCAGATACTGCGCCATCTTGAATTGTCCGTAGCAAATCAGCGTTGGTAGTCATATTGGCTTTATTCGCAGGCTAGCTAGATCTTCGCCGTTTCCCAGAACAACGCTAGCCACTGAGCGTTTGCCCGTCCAACTCGCAGGAAGCCTTAGGCCCACTTAGCGCGAACGTCTGCGCCCCGATGGATCTGCGCCTGCTTGGTTCCAAACGAACCACTGTTTCGCGAACCCGCTGAGCCCTTTTCGCGACACTACAAAACGGCGATCGGGAGGTCGATGCACGGAGGCTCATCGACAAACCCCTGGGCCCGGGCCTGCAGTGGTGCTGGGTGTCCTTGAGCTGACCTGACGTCGTGGGCACCCCAGCTCCAACGTCCCTCCCCATCGACACGCCAGACCGCAGACATTGCGTCACTGGGGGATGGGCCAGGCCCAGCCGTTCGGCATCGGCCGCCCCTGCCGGTCTTTCCAACCGCCCAGCGCGCTACAAAGATGGAGCGTCCCCCGCCGTTGCCCCATGGCCGTGTGGATTCAGGTTCCCTCGGCGGCCCGGCGCACGGCTGAGGCGCCATGAACTACGTCGACTACTACGCCGCCCTGGAGGTGGAGCGGGGCGCATCGGCCGAGGAGATCCGCAAGGCCTACCGGCGCCTGGCGCGGTGCTACCACCCGGATGTCTCCAAGGAGCCCGACGCCGAGGAGCGCTTCAAGGCGATCAGCGAGGCCAACGAGACCCTCTCTGATCCCCAGAAGCGCGAGGCCTACGACCAGCTCGGCCGCCACCGCCCGGGCGAGAACGTGCAGCCCAGCGCCGAATGGGACAGCCGCTTCTGGCAGGGTGCCCCCGGCGAGGACATCGACCTGGCCGAACTGCTCGAGCGCATCGGCTTCCATGGGAGCGTCCCGCGCGGGGCGGGCGGCCCCCAGCGACCGGGGGGTGGCGGGCGGGCCCCCCGCCGCGGCCAGGATTTCGAGATCGCCACCAGCCTCAGCCTCGAGGACGCCGCCACGGGCACCGAGGTGAGCGTGGAGTTCAGCGTCGCCGAGCTGGGGGACGACGGCCGGGTGCAGCGCCGCCCCCACACCGCCCGGGTGCGCGTGCCCAAGGGGGTCAGCGATGGCGAGCGCCTGCGCGTGCCGGGCAAGGGTGGCCCGGGGCTGGGGGGCGGCAAGCCGGGGGATCTCTACATCGACATCCGCCTGGAGCGCCATCCCCGCTTCGAAGTGGCTGGCCACGATCTTTATTTGCAGGTGCCGATCGCCCCCTGGGAGGCGGTGCTCGGCGCCGAGATCGAGCTGCCCACCCTTGATGGGCGCCTGAAGCTGACCGTGAAGCCCGGCGCCCGCGGCGGCCAGAAGCTGCGCCTGGCCGGCAAGGGTCTGCCCCGGCGCGGCGAGGGGGCGGGTGATCTCTTCGCCGTGCTCCAGATCGTCACCCCCAGCGTGATCAGCGACAAGGAGAAGCAGCTGTTCGAAGAGCTCGCCGCCAGCTCCAGCTTCGATCCCCGTGCCCACCTCACCGGAGAACCCAGCCATGTCTGAATTCGCCTTGAACCCGTCGAGTCCCGAGGAGGCGATCGACCTCGACGATCTGATCGCGAGCACCGGCCTGGTGCAGGCCGAGGTGATCGAGCTGGTCGAGCTGGGCGTGCTTGAAACCTGCAGCGGCCTCACGGGTTATGCCTTCTACTCGCGCACCGTGGTCCAGGCCCGCCGCGCCGCCCGCCTGCGCGACGACTTCGGCCTCAACACCCCCGGCATGGCCCTGGCGCTCACCTACCTGGAGCGGATCGAGCAGCTGGAACGGCGCTTGCGGGTGCTGGAAGCCAGCCAGCCCCACTGAGGGGATCAGCCCGTTGGCCTCTGCCGCAGCCTGGGCCTCGCCGGCGCCCTGCTGCTGGATCTGCCCCTGAATCACTCTGCCCTGGAGATCGTGCTGGGGGTGCATTCCTTTATTTCTGCATCGTGATCATTCGGGTTGTTGTTTGTTGTCCGGCCGCCACGAAACGGCCATGTCGCTGCGCAGGGATGAGTTCAGCCGCGCAAGTTCTCTTCAGGGGCGCAAGATTGCGTGCTCAAGGCAAACTCCCTTCTCCGGCATCCGCCCTGGGGCCAGTGCAGGCCCTCTAGGGTGAACGATCGCTGCATCCCGGTCATGTCGATCGCCTGGATCCGCCGGATGTGTCTTCTGCGCCATCTCGTTATCTCCCTCCTGCTGATCGCCAGCCTCGATCTAAGTCCTGACCAACTGTTGGCTGGGGATCTGTCTCCCTCCGATGGCACCGGTGGCCTGGATTTACCCCCCGCAGCCAATGAGGAGTTGCAGGAGTCGATGCCGGAATTGCAGATGTTCCCGTCCCAGGAACCAGCACCATTTTTGCCCCCACTGGGGGATTCGCCTGACGCTCCTCAGATCTGATGACGGCGAACACCCCAGCGTCGATCCGCCGCGGCCTGCGGGCGCTGGTTCCTGCCCTGGCGTTGCTGTGGGCCGTCCCCACCGTCGCCGCTCCTTCCACGGCTCCCACTTCAACGGCCTCCTCTTCAACAGCAACGGTCCAGGAAATCCTCGATGGCCGCCAGGTCGCCATCGAGGAGCGCCAGGTGCGGGTGGGGGCCAGGGCCCAGAGCCCCCAGCAGGTGAGCACCGGGGACAGCCGCGCCCAGCTCGCCTTCTCCAGCGGCGCCTCCGGCCGCCTCAACCGTTTCTCCAGGCTGCGCCTGGGCAGCGATTGCTTCCTGCTCGGGGCCGGCCAGGTGTTGGTGTCGGGTAAGCAGAACGCCTGCACGCGCTCCAGCCGAATGAGTGTGCGCGGCACCAACTACGTGCTCGATCTGCTCGCTTCTGGCGAGTTGGAGCTCAGCGTGTTGGAGGGGACGGTGGCGGTGCAAACCCTGCGCGAGGGCGTCCCCACGGGTGAGCCGCCTGTGGCCGTGCTGGCGGGAGAGCGGGTGCGGCTCTCAGCCAGTGGCGCCCTGCTCAGCCGCCAGTTGCTCAGCGCCGCCGCCCTGCGGGAGATCCTCGAGGGCCCCTTGGTTCAGGGGTTCCGTTCACCCTTGCCCGATGGAGAGGCCCTGGCGCGCCTGGCCCGCTCCCTGGCCTCCAGCGCCCCGGCGCCGTCCAGCGATCCCATCGTCAGCCTGATCAATGGCGTCCGCACCGGCAACGGCCGCGCCCCGCTGCAGTCCTTGCCGGTCACCCTGGCGGCCGCCAACACCGCCTACGCCGAGCCCGTGCTGCGGCAGCTGATCGCGACGGGTTCCTGCGACCACGACCTGGGGGCCTGGCAGGCGTTCCAGGCCCGTTCCGCCGCTGGCCGGTTGCGACCGGTGAGCGAGGTGCTCGGTTGCCCGGTGCCCAGTGGCCGCTGGAACCCCGAGCGCGTGCTCAACCTCTGGCTCAGCTCCTCCCATCACACCGACGTCCTGCTCAACCGGCCACGCA
The window above is part of the Cyanobium sp. ATX 6F1 genome. Proteins encoded here:
- a CDS encoding DnaJ C-terminal domain-containing protein, giving the protein MNYVDYYAALEVERGASAEEIRKAYRRLARCYHPDVSKEPDAEERFKAISEANETLSDPQKREAYDQLGRHRPGENVQPSAEWDSRFWQGAPGEDIDLAELLERIGFHGSVPRGAGGPQRPGGGGRAPRRGQDFEIATSLSLEDAATGTEVSVEFSVAELGDDGRVQRRPHTARVRVPKGVSDGERLRVPGKGGPGLGGGKPGDLYIDIRLERHPRFEVAGHDLYLQVPIAPWEAVLGAEIELPTLDGRLKLTVKPGARGGQKLRLAGKGLPRRGEGAGDLFAVLQIVTPSVISDKEKQLFEELAASSSFDPRAHLTGEPSHV
- a CDS encoding chaperone modulator CbpM, with protein sequence MSEFALNPSSPEEAIDLDDLIASTGLVQAEVIELVELGVLETCSGLTGYAFYSRTVVQARRAARLRDDFGLNTPGMALALTYLERIEQLERRLRVLEASQPH